CAGGCGCCGAGCGTCATAAAAGGTCGGCACATACAACGCGACTGTCAGATCCGGACGCACCTCCCGGTATTCACTGAACGCCTCTTGGAGCCCGGGGAGAGCATCCAACCCCTTTTGCCGGGTCGGCACAGGAACGACCATCTGGTCAGCCGCGAGCGCCCCAAGGATGGCCAGCTGCCCAAGACTGGGAGGACTATCGATCAGCACCACGTCATACCGATCAGCCACAGCACTCAGAGCGCGGCGAAGACGGCTCTGTGCGCCCACTCGCCCCATCATCTGACTTTCTGCCAGTGCCAGTCCCACATGCGCAGGAATCAGGTGCAGACCATACACTTCAATTGGCGTTGGCAGAGGCAGCCCGTCAACAACCGCGCCATACACTGTTTGAGCTCGCGTGACGCCGGTCACGCCCAACCAACCAGTGAGGTTGGCCTGAGGGTCGAGGTCGATCAGCAGGACGCGCTGTCCATGGTGGGCCAGCTCGTGCCCAACATTCAGCGTCAAGCTGGTCTTGCCCGCTCCCCCCGCATGGTTGAAAACAGTGAGAGTAATCACGTCCAACACCATACGCTAACCGCATCACCAGAGCGGCCATACCGGTATGGCTGATCCAGCAGTCGAGGTTTTCTGCCCATTCCTCAGTGGTGTTCCGCGTACCACGCGTCTGGGAACGCGAGCTCACGCCTGCTCAAACCGGCGGCAAGATCCACATGACCGTTGAGAACATTGAAGCGGGCCTAATTGACTTCAAAATGCTGGCGGCGCAGACGCAGCAGAAGATGACCGCGAGTTACACCAAAGGTCAAACGCTCGGAACTACCCGTGCGAAGGCGAAAGCAGTGGCGAAGAAGGCGCTAACCAAACGTAAGTAGAACAAGAGAATCAGGCTACCATTATAGGTACAGACCGTCGACGATCAGTCACCAAGCAGGGTCGCTGCGGGAAAGAAAGCACATGCCACCAGCATTCTCCCCATGTCCCCACCAGCGCGTATCGTGGTGCAGTGCTTCGATTCGTGATCTTCGTATTGACAGCGATCTTCTGGACGCTGGTGATCGCCGATATTCTGGCGCTGCCTGGCCAGCTCTTCGCACCGGCATGGCGCACCTTCGCAGCCGTGACGTGTTTGACTGGCACTGGCGCGAGCATCTGTGCGGTGTGGGTCTGCCGAGAGGAAACACGCAAGGCGAAACGGAAGACGCGCCGATCGAATGAGCGGCCCCTCGAGCGGCACAGACGCGACAGCGCTTAGCATCAATCCTGCAAAAACCAACGCATCGGCTCAAAAGACCTCCGCCAACCGCAAGGAACAGCCAACCGGTAACAGAAGAGAGCAGCCGACCCGCCCCAACAGATCAAGCAACGGGAAGAGGGGAGATATCAGAAACTGCTGGCAACGACGTTGAAGTATGATCAGCGGCATGTCCAGCGATCCTGACAAACTCACAACCACCTCTTCGGAGGTCGATTAACTGCTCCCCACTTCACTGCTCTATCAAGTTGATGTGTCCCCAAATTCTGCAGGTATCAAGTGTGATCACGGCATTCGCGGCGCTTCACTCTAAACTTCCATTGCCACGCTGCGAACCGCCCCTCCTTAGTTATACTGGGAGGCAGAACGTCGTCCGTGGGACTCTGGCGTGACTTCCGAGACATCCCTCTGAAGGTTGCACCTTGCCGTCACGCCGCCACTTCCCGGGCGGCGTTCTGCTTGAGGAGACACCATGCCGAGTGTCGAGAGTGTCGCCCGCGAAGACCTGATCCTGTTTCTGAACGCCGCCTTCGCCTGCACCGGGCAGCGCGAGTTCTACCACACCGCCGACGAACAGCGGGTCAGCGTGCAGTTCCTGCATGCCTACATTCTCGGAAATTATCGGCGGCTGTACGCCCGCACGCTGGCAGCTGGCATCAACGACTTCAATGCGGCCGAGATCATCGTGAACCTGCTGCGGAGTGGGCAGGACACACCGGTCGCCTTCAGGGCTGAGGAGAATGCGCTGCTGACCGTGGCGCTTGGCCGCTTGCCGCCCCAGCGGGGCTGGAAGCTGATCACCCGGCTGCGACAGGAGCGGATCAACAATCGCCGAACCCGGGCACTCGTGAGGGCGTACACCCTGGGCCAGCGGGATCTCACCTTCCAGGCGGTGAAGTACCGTCGGCACGTGCGGGCAGCGGCCGTACATACCCATCTGTCGCTGCCGGGCGAGCTGCCCGCCTTCCTGTTCGGGGAGCAACAGAAGGTCTTCCGGACGCCCCTGCTGGAAACCTTCCGGCAGGCCCGCTATAGCCACCAGGCGGTGTACGACCTTCCCTTCACCGTGGCGCAGGGGATGGCCGCGAAGCACGGCATCGCGCCCAGCGTCTTCCTGACGAACATCGCGCCGCGGCTGACCGAACGCGAGCGGCTCCGCGTCCAGGGCCGCAGTGACGGCAAGGTCGAGGTGCATCCTGAACGGCTGCCGCTGACCGCCCTGTGCAGTTATGTGCTGTCCCTGCCCACAGCGGAGCGGCACGAACGGCAGCATGCGTTGATCGACTGGCTGGACGTGGCTGCGCGTCAGGTCCTCCGGCGTCGGCCGCTGCCGCTCCCTGAGGGACGGACCGCAGCGGTGCTCGACAATTCATACTCGTCGTCCGGTTCGCGGGAGAAGCATCGCCGGCCCCTCGCCCTCGCGCTGGCCTCCGACTGGCTGCTCCGGTCCGCCGTTCCTGACGACACGTACCGCGCCTTCTGGACGCATCCGGTTTCCTCGCCATTGATGGTCCGGGCGCAGGGCCAGACGAATCTCACCGACCGCTTCCTGGACGCGCTGGAATGGGGCGCTCAGA
This is a stretch of genomic DNA from Deinococcus ruber. It encodes these proteins:
- a CDS encoding ParA family protein produces the protein MITLTVFNHAGGAGKTSLTLNVGHELAHHGQRVLLIDLDPQANLTGWLGVTGVTRAQTVYGAVVDGLPLPTPIEVYGLHLIPAHVGLALAESQMMGRVGAQSRLRRALSAVADRYDVVLIDSPPSLGQLAILGALAADQMVVPVPTRQKGLDALPGLQEAFSEYREVRPDLTVALYVPTFYDARRLHDREALADLKAHLSPLATPVPQREAVWLDSTAQGAPVGVYAPDSPVHRDIMTLTADIVDAVGLRVGREA